A region of Nitrospinota bacterium DNA encodes the following proteins:
- the ychF gene encoding redox-regulated ATPase YchF: MGFNCGIVGLPNVGKSTIFNALTAAGAAAENFPFCTIEPNVGIVPVPDRRQNRLAEISGSEKILPTTLEVVDIAGLVAGASKGEGLGNKFLGHIRQVDAVAHVVRCFEDENIAHVAGSVNPASDIEVIRTELLLSDIETIDKRIAAVEKGKKSGDKKLLEGLPKYQALRQSMDEGHLARMVMEPGDEELYRDLFLITAKPLIYVCNVMENDLNRETDTLSAVRGVAQKDGASVVAICGKIESELAELSGEDRKAFLADLGLEESGLERFIREGYRILDLITYFTTGPKETRAWTIKRGTKAPQAAGVIHSDFERGFIRAEVISFDDLDRLGSEQAVKEKGLLRIEGKDYVFKDGDVAHFRFNV; this comes from the coding sequence GTGGGTTTCAACTGTGGCATCGTAGGTTTGCCCAACGTGGGCAAGTCCACCATATTTAACGCCCTTACCGCGGCGGGGGCGGCGGCGGAGAACTTTCCGTTTTGCACCATAGAGCCCAACGTGGGCATAGTTCCCGTGCCGGACAGGCGGCAGAACCGGCTGGCCGAGATTTCCGGCTCCGAAAAAATACTCCCTACAACCCTGGAGGTGGTGGACATCGCCGGGCTTGTGGCCGGGGCCTCCAAGGGAGAGGGTTTGGGCAACAAGTTCCTGGGTCATATCCGGCAGGTGGACGCCGTGGCCCACGTGGTGCGATGTTTCGAGGATGAGAACATAGCCCATGTGGCCGGTTCGGTAAATCCGGCGTCGGACATAGAGGTCATCCGCACGGAACTTCTGCTGTCGGACATAGAGACCATAGACAAGCGCATAGCCGCAGTGGAGAAGGGCAAGAAAAGCGGCGACAAGAAATTGCTGGAGGGGCTTCCCAAATACCAGGCGCTCCGCCAGAGCATGGACGAGGGGCATCTGGCGCGGATGGTTATGGAGCCGGGCGATGAGGAGCTTTACCGCGACCTGTTCCTTATAACCGCCAAACCGCTCATCTACGTTTGCAACGTGATGGAAAATGATTTGAACCGGGAGACGGACACGCTTTCCGCCGTGCGCGGAGTGGCTCAAAAGGACGGAGCCTCGGTTGTGGCCATCTGCGGAAAAATAGAGAGCGAGCTGGCGGAACTTTCCGGCGAGGACAGGAAAGCGTTCCTGGCGGACCTGGGGCTGGAAGAGTCCGGCCTGGAACGGTTCATCCGCGAGGGGTACAGGATACTGGATCTTATCACCTACTTCACCACCGGGCCTAAAGAGACCCGGGCATGGACCATCAAGCGCGGTACCAAGGCGCCTCAGGCGGCGGGGGTCATCCATTCGGATTTCGAACGGGGTTTCATACGGGCCGAGGTTATTTCCTTCGATGATCTGGACAGGCTGGGCTCTGAACAGGCGGTGAAGGAGAAGGGGCTCCTTCGCATAGAAGGCAAGGATTACGTGTTCAAGGATGGGGATGTGGCCCATTTCCGGTTCAACGTTTAG
- a CDS encoding NDP-sugar synthase — MNAMILAAGLGTRLLPHTLKRPKPLFPVLERDLLRIAVETVLKLNPHKIVINAHHLAPMIEERVAKMDYGVEIIVSRETEILGTAGGIKNAQRWLDSDNFAVLNSDVIMEPDWANLMAAHEKSGAVATLALRKNPDPVKYGPLAVNGQGLITRYLSATGPGHDGSAGLLMFTGCSILSPSIFQGIPAGRAVDISKEVYMPMTMMGEGLYGVAMETPWTDVGTAQDYHKTVMGLLDRRESSRDAGINMEPGARIIPPVYLEPGAQIGANAIIGPSAAIHAGAVIGDGAQVKNSVVLPGSSLPSGAVADGVIV; from the coding sequence ATGAACGCCATGATACTGGCCGCGGGATTGGGCACAAGGCTTCTGCCCCACACACTAAAAAGGCCCAAGCCATTGTTTCCAGTGCTGGAACGGGATCTATTGAGGATCGCCGTGGAGACGGTTTTGAAGCTGAACCCGCACAAGATTGTCATTAACGCCCATCATCTGGCCCCCATGATAGAAGAGCGGGTGGCAAAAATGGATTACGGGGTGGAGATCATCGTTTCGCGGGAAACAGAGATTCTCGGAACCGCCGGGGGTATCAAAAACGCCCAGCGTTGGCTGGATAGTGACAACTTCGCCGTTTTGAACTCCGACGTTATCATGGAGCCGGACTGGGCCAACCTGATGGCCGCCCATGAAAAATCCGGCGCAGTCGCCACGCTGGCCTTGCGTAAAAACCCAGACCCGGTGAAATACGGCCCATTGGCGGTAAACGGCCAGGGGCTTATCACCCGCTATCTTTCCGCCACGGGGCCGGGCCATGACGGCTCTGCCGGGCTTTTAATGTTCACCGGTTGCTCCATTTTATCCCCATCCATTTTTCAGGGGATTCCCGCTGGCCGGGCTGTGGACATTTCCAAAGAGGTTTATATGCCCATGACCATGATGGGCGAGGGGCTATACGGCGTGGCGATGGAAACGCCCTGGACAGACGTGGGCACGGCGCAAGATTACCACAAGACCGTCATGGGCCTTCTTGACCGGAGAGAATCATCCCGGGACGCCGGGATAAATATGGAGCCCGGCGCGCGGATAATACCCCCTGTTTATCTAGAGCCCGGAGCGCAAATAGGGGCCAATGCCATCATCGGCCCCAGCGCGGCCATTCACGCCGGGGCGGTTATAGGCGATGGCGCCCAGGTGAAAAACAGCGTTGTGTTGCCCGGCTCTTCTCTTCCATCCGGAGCAGTGGCTGATGGAGTAATCGTTTAA
- a CDS encoding ABC transporter permease yields MVTRRAFHVWLRNFAVYRSYYKPSLVGNLGEPLLYLFAMGFGIGAYITDIKGMRYMEFIAPGLIVTSSMYSAVFECTFGSYTRMTIQRTYESIISTPVSLQDLVAGEILWGMTKSVISAAVMIFIMTLFGLYTPSVSIVGIMVTVAFTGLVFAGGAMCFSALAPSYEFFNYFFTLFIAPMFFLSGVFFPLDPFPPAVQWLSLAMPATHSVNLIRHFFHGGDGNGLLMAALFLVTATAVFGVLAERLVRRRIIV; encoded by the coding sequence ATGGTGACACGCCGGGCGTTTCATGTGTGGCTACGCAATTTCGCGGTGTACCGCTCATATTACAAGCCCAGCCTCGTGGGCAACTTGGGTGAGCCATTGCTGTACCTCTTCGCCATGGGGTTCGGCATAGGGGCGTATATCACCGACATCAAGGGTATGCGGTACATGGAGTTCATCGCGCCGGGTTTGATTGTCACCTCGTCCATGTACAGCGCCGTGTTTGAGTGTACCTTCGGCTCCTACACCCGCATGACCATCCAGCGCACTTATGAATCCATCATTTCCACCCCGGTTTCCTTGCAGGACCTGGTGGCGGGGGAGATATTGTGGGGCATGACAAAATCGGTAATATCCGCCGCGGTGATGATATTCATAATGACCCTGTTCGGGTTATACACTCCATCGGTTTCCATTGTGGGGATAATGGTGACCGTGGCTTTCACGGGGCTGGTTTTCGCCGGCGGGGCCATGTGTTTCTCGGCGCTGGCGCCAAGCTACGAGTTTTTCAATTACTTCTTCACGCTGTTCATCGCCCCCATGTTCTTTCTGTCCGGGGTGTTCTTCCCGCTGGACCCGTTCCCGCCAGCGGTGCAATGGCTTTCGCTGGCGATGCCCGCCACCCACTCGGTGAACCTTATCCGCCACTTTTTCCATGGCGGCGACGGCAACGGGCTTTTAATGGCCGCGCTGTTCCTGGTTACGGCCACAGCGGTGTTCGGCGTTCTGGCCGAGCGGTTGGTGCGCCGCCGGATTATCGTTTAA
- a CDS encoding ABC transporter ATP-binding protein has protein sequence MADALVAGGDVVKRYGPYAAVDGVSFSILRGECFGFLGPNGAGKTTLLKMIQCLAPLTSGRVTVDGMEAGQDDRKIKSIIGVAPQEDSLDPDLTVFQNLVIYAGYFDIPRRQAERKADELLKFFHLEEKRAEKIRVLSGGMRRRLVIARALVNDPKLLILDEPTTGLDPQARIVIWRKIENLKAEGVTMILTTHYMEEARRLCDRLAIMNMGKIMATGAPDALMRDHLGETVVEARPRPGMEDKLEPSLKRLGAAFVRAGDVYLVFKTAPGAIPAELAEASLISTRPASMEDLFMKIAGRHPGGM, from the coding sequence ATGGCCGACGCGCTGGTGGCGGGTGGGGATGTGGTGAAACGGTATGGCCCCTACGCCGCCGTGGACGGGGTGTCGTTTTCCATCCTGCGGGGGGAGTGTTTTGGCTTTCTTGGGCCCAACGGGGCCGGAAAAACCACCCTGCTTAAAATGATCCAGTGCCTTGCGCCTTTAACCTCTGGCCGGGTGACGGTGGACGGGATGGAGGCTGGGCAAGACGACCGCAAAATAAAATCCATCATCGGTGTGGCGCCCCAGGAAGACAGCCTGGATCCGGACCTTACGGTGTTCCAGAACCTGGTGATCTACGCCGGTTATTTTGACATCCCCCGCCGTCAGGCGGAACGGAAAGCCGATGAGCTTCTAAAATTCTTCCACCTGGAGGAAAAACGGGCGGAGAAGATCCGCGTTCTTTCCGGCGGCATGCGCCGACGGCTGGTGATAGCCCGGGCGCTGGTGAACGACCCGAAGTTATTGATACTCGACGAGCCCACCACAGGGTTAGACCCACAGGCGCGCATAGTTATATGGCGCAAGATAGAAAACCTGAAAGCCGAAGGGGTGACCATGATCCTCACCACCCATTACATGGAAGAAGCCCGCAGGCTTTGCGACCGGCTGGCGATCATGAACATGGGCAAGATAATGGCCACCGGAGCCCCGGATGCGCTCATGCGCGACCACTTGGGGGAGACGGTTGTGGAGGCCCGCCCCCGGCCCGGCATGGAAGACAAGCTGGAACCATCCCTGAAAAGGCTGGGAGCGGCTTTTGTCAGGGCCGGGGATGTTTACCTGGTGTTCAAGACGGCGCCAGGCGCTATACCTGCGGAACTGGCGGAGGCCAGCCTTATCTCCACAAGGCCCGCCTCCATGGAAGACCTGTTCATGAAAATCGCCGGGCGCCATCCGGGAGGTATGTGA
- the fsa gene encoding fructose-6-phosphate aldolase: protein MKLFIDSADINEIREANSLGVIDGVTTNPSLVSKTGKDFKTVIREILAEVDGPINLEVISLQADGMVAEGRELAKISENVVVKIPMTTEGLKAVKILSGEGIKTNVTLVFSANQALLAAKAGATYVSPFVGRLDDISHNGMEIVAQILEIFTNYGYDTEVIVASIRNPLHALESARMGADVATVPFSVIGQLAKHPLTDIGIERFLKDWEKVPKK, encoded by the coding sequence ATGAAGCTATTTATCGATTCCGCTGATATTAACGAGATCCGCGAGGCCAACTCCCTCGGGGTCATCGATGGCGTTACCACCAACCCAAGCCTTGTCTCCAAGACCGGTAAGGACTTTAAAACCGTGATCCGGGAGATATTGGCCGAGGTGGACGGCCCCATAAACCTGGAGGTCATCTCGTTGCAGGCAGACGGTATGGTGGCTGAAGGGCGCGAACTGGCCAAGATCAGCGAAAACGTGGTTGTGAAAATCCCCATGACCACCGAGGGCTTGAAAGCCGTGAAGATACTCTCCGGCGAGGGGATAAAGACCAACGTCACGCTGGTGTTTTCCGCCAACCAGGCTCTGCTGGCGGCCAAGGCCGGGGCGACCTACGTGTCTCCCTTCGTTGGCCGGCTGGACGACATTTCCCACAACGGCATGGAGATAGTCGCCCAGATACTGGAGATATTCACCAACTACGGTTACGACACCGAGGTGATTGTGGCCTCCATACGCAACCCCCTTCATGCGCTGGAATCGGCCCGGATGGGGGCGGACGTGGCCACGGTGCCGTTCTCCGTTATCGGCCAGCTCGCCAAACACCCCCTTACAGACATCGGCATCGAGCGTTTTCTGAAAGACTGGGAAAAGGTCCCGAAGAAATAG
- a CDS encoding diguanylate cyclase — MAVEKILVVEDSAVTLKLIELHLLKEGYSVITAASGLEAVDRMYEHTPDLIISDIMMNDMDGFSLLQKIRAERWWAGIPFIFLSAKSSIEDKLMGFKLGGDDYITKPFQVEELVARIRVNLGKVAKLKRDTSTDYLTGALNRRALENRLAMEIHRSQRFNRVFSVAMLDIDHFKKLNDTCGHLAGDEVLRGVTQAIQEAVRDIDVVARYGGEEFVVIMPETGKDSAFSAMERLKVSISEMVMGQACGQPLKTRVSIGISEFPADGCDAEEIIKSADSALYQSKNAGRDRVTLFSRPKNQFN; from the coding sequence ATGGCGGTTGAAAAAATTCTTGTGGTGGAGGACTCCGCCGTTACCCTCAAGTTAATCGAGCTTCACCTGCTTAAGGAGGGTTATTCCGTCATAACCGCCGCCAGCGGCCTTGAAGCGGTGGACCGGATGTATGAGCATACGCCGGACCTGATAATCTCCGACATCATGATGAATGATATGGACGGGTTCTCGCTGTTGCAAAAGATCCGGGCCGAGAGATGGTGGGCTGGCATACCGTTCATTTTCCTTTCCGCCAAATCCTCCATCGAAGACAAGCTTATGGGTTTCAAGCTTGGGGGGGACGATTATATAACCAAGCCTTTCCAGGTGGAAGAGCTGGTGGCCCGCATCCGGGTGAACCTGGGCAAGGTGGCCAAATTGAAGCGGGACACTTCCACGGACTATCTCACCGGCGCCTTAAACCGGCGGGCGCTGGAGAACCGGCTGGCCATGGAGATACACCGTAGCCAGAGGTTTAACCGGGTGTTTTCCGTTGCCATGCTGGACATAGACCATTTCAAGAAACTCAACGACACCTGCGGCCATCTGGCCGGGGACGAAGTTTTACGCGGCGTTACCCAGGCCATCCAGGAAGCGGTAAGGGACATAGACGTGGTGGCCCGGTATGGTGGGGAGGAGTTTGTCGTAATCATGCCCGAAACAGGAAAAGATAGCGCTTTTTCGGCCATGGAGAGGCTAAAGGTCTCCATATCTGAAATGGTTATGGGCCAGGCATGCGGCCAGCCGCTGAAAACCCGTGTGAGCATAGGAATTTCAGAGTTTCCGGCCGATGGGTGCGACGCGGAGGAGATAATAAAATCGGCTGATTCAGCCTTGTACCAGTCCAAAAACGCCGGGCGAGACCGGGTAACGCTATTTTCCCGCCCCAAAAACCAGTTCAACTAG
- a CDS encoding N-acetylneuraminate synthase family protein, which translates to MAYLIAEIGFSHSGDLDLALRMIESAARSGADAVKFQSFFADDLYFPNHELYPIFKAGEISPDAHRMLKNAADSNGVDFLSTPFSVYWVDELSKLNPAGYKIASMDLNNPVLLAAVARKGGKVYLSTGGGELEEARQAVALLRKNGAAEICVFHCVSNYPTMPEEAMLGMIPELKKEMGVRVGFSDHTLGTAVATAAVALGAEVIEKHFTIDKNLPGPDHKISANPEELSMLKKSIKEAENAIKAPLPGAQNRPDSNKVHLMRRGIYAACAINKGDVVTLEKLKLVRPEVTPLNMLDSIVGKPARKDFKEMEPL; encoded by the coding sequence ATGGCCTACCTTATCGCTGAAATAGGTTTCTCCCATTCCGGGGACTTGGACCTGGCGTTGAGGATGATCGAGTCCGCCGCCAGATCCGGCGCGGATGCGGTTAAGTTCCAGTCCTTCTTCGCCGATGACCTGTATTTCCCCAACCATGAGCTGTACCCCATCTTCAAGGCTGGTGAAATTTCACCCGATGCCCACCGTATGTTAAAAAACGCCGCAGACTCCAATGGGGTGGATTTTCTTTCAACTCCCTTCAGCGTTTACTGGGTGGATGAGCTTTCGAAGCTGAACCCGGCGGGATACAAAATAGCCTCCATGGATCTGAACAATCCGGTTCTGCTTGCGGCCGTGGCCCGGAAGGGAGGGAAAGTTTATCTTTCCACCGGCGGTGGAGAACTGGAGGAGGCGCGGCAAGCCGTGGCCCTCCTGCGGAAGAACGGCGCGGCGGAAATATGCGTTTTTCATTGTGTATCGAATTATCCCACCATGCCGGAGGAGGCTATGCTGGGTATGATTCCTGAGTTGAAAAAAGAGATGGGCGTTAGGGTGGGTTTTTCCGACCATACCTTGGGTACGGCGGTTGCCACGGCGGCGGTGGCCTTGGGGGCGGAGGTAATAGAGAAACATTTCACCATAGATAAAAACCTGCCCGGCCCCGACCACAAGATTTCCGCAAATCCAGAGGAGCTTTCCATGCTGAAAAAGTCCATTAAAGAGGCGGAAAATGCCATAAAAGCTCCTCTACCCGGAGCGCAAAACCGGCCGGACTCAAACAAGGTCCACCTTATGCGCAGGGGTATATACGCCGCTTGCGCCATAAACAAGGGGGATGTAGTGACACTGGAGAAGTTAAAACTTGTCCGCCCGGAAGTAACGCCACTCAATATGCTGGATAGCATCGTAGGGAAGCCTGCCCGCAAGGATTTCAAGGAGATGGAACCGCTTTGA
- a CDS encoding RDD family protein — translation MDPEGVLGAKCSACGTVVKERREDPYDNKLFGVNLNAFQLKDVILAETGDKTGWGRATAAASLAAGWFIGRATRRPLVKPAFKGRLLKYSRTSLPKAPEIDKKLLNGVTSSLRGHGFIPVMDRVVDSLIPRRFERLFANKERKLYALALFEPPSERAEIMVIAPMGETGEKFAIASNHSPWILADPMGEAQFFPGAPVEELLAAADYKTAGQDRSLMKFSMKDFVARMADIHERRFDLAVKNKILLKIREMKKDEALIVPSAPVCENHKDTPAVAVCAACAKAVCLSCHNRFDGRVYCPECLPKEAKAGETPSLDSPAEGLMPAGLALRGSIKVFEFLMFAALLTVLFPWEAYPASKIVYSTMASVLFIGYFYYPVTKWGATPIQRLCGVAVVDSESGEPPKPASSLARTGYLLLSLVALFPFIGYLAAFKDPLRRGVHDRLAGTLVVTLNGGQKEKIGAASLIVMAGMLSLAGYQLKGEALRVAATALGGVTAPGYVSLPAKWRVKADSVATLNGPNMAAVLIGGELTAFDVATGKPLWISAAQGVERILADPGSSLYFVIGKKDGSGFIGAVSWKNGSLAWTAKLPGYPATAWAFTPNGLAVAGGDQVTAFDKAGKKMWSVPADGRITAITTARDTLIISVTGHGSRVISQRDGAPLSRAAGLKPVAPGAEGAYLFSGRFNSMTLIPSTGAAVWKYEEPLSFATEETYGGNTLFARQAAVDKTTGAMAFKYPEGCVCAGMIGKMPALTCPAERKLMVVDNARGRTLGEFYGIPRLDRVKLLWEDQEGYHLAATSSVQGDWVKTRLITLDHPFTRIKVAEIADFDGEPVIFYNEDRGALFISDGRGAGAYEAPKNR, via the coding sequence ATGGATCCGGAAGGCGTCCTTGGCGCTAAATGCTCCGCCTGCGGAACAGTAGTGAAGGAACGGCGGGAAGATCCATACGACAACAAGCTGTTCGGCGTAAACCTCAACGCTTTCCAGTTAAAAGATGTTATCCTCGCGGAAACCGGGGATAAAACGGGCTGGGGCCGGGCCACCGCCGCCGCGTCCCTGGCCGCGGGATGGTTCATCGGCCGCGCCACCAGGCGGCCGCTGGTAAAGCCCGCGTTCAAAGGACGGTTGTTGAAATACTCCAGAACCAGCCTTCCAAAGGCTCCGGAGATTGATAAGAAACTGCTTAACGGGGTCACTTCATCCTTGCGGGGCCATGGGTTCATCCCCGTGATGGACCGGGTGGTTGATTCGTTGATACCTCGCCGGTTCGAGCGGCTTTTCGCCAACAAAGAACGAAAATTATACGCCTTGGCGCTTTTCGAGCCGCCATCGGAGCGGGCGGAGATAATGGTGATAGCCCCCATGGGGGAAACCGGCGAGAAGTTCGCGATAGCCTCGAACCATTCTCCGTGGATATTGGCCGACCCCATGGGCGAGGCGCAGTTTTTCCCCGGCGCGCCCGTGGAGGAGCTATTGGCCGCCGCCGATTATAAAACAGCGGGGCAAGACCGGTCTTTAATGAAATTCTCCATGAAAGATTTCGTGGCGCGCATGGCGGACATCCATGAGCGCCGGTTCGACCTGGCTGTGAAAAACAAGATTCTGCTCAAAATCCGCGAGATGAAAAAGGACGAGGCGTTGATAGTCCCTTCGGCTCCGGTCTGCGAGAATCATAAAGACACTCCGGCGGTGGCAGTTTGCGCGGCATGCGCCAAAGCGGTATGCCTTTCCTGCCATAACCGGTTCGACGGGAGGGTTTATTGCCCCGAATGCCTGCCCAAAGAGGCCAAAGCGGGGGAAACACCATCGCTAGATTCCCCGGCGGAAGGGCTTATGCCCGCAGGTTTGGCCCTGCGGGGATCCATCAAGGTTTTCGAGTTCCTAATGTTCGCCGCGCTTCTCACCGTCCTGTTTCCGTGGGAAGCGTATCCAGCCTCAAAGATTGTTTACTCCACCATGGCGTCGGTCTTGTTCATCGGCTATTTTTATTACCCGGTAACGAAATGGGGAGCGACACCAATTCAGCGTTTGTGCGGCGTGGCTGTGGTGGATTCGGAGAGCGGGGAGCCGCCAAAGCCAGCCTCGTCTTTGGCGCGGACAGGATACCTGTTGCTTTCACTAGTAGCTTTATTCCCGTTCATAGGCTACCTCGCGGCGTTTAAAGACCCTCTGCGGCGCGGCGTACATGACAGGCTGGCGGGAACGCTGGTGGTTACGCTGAACGGGGGGCAAAAAGAGAAAATCGGAGCCGCCTCCCTGATTGTTATGGCTGGCATGTTGTCGCTGGCCGGGTATCAGTTGAAAGGGGAGGCGTTGCGGGTGGCCGCCACGGCTTTGGGGGGTGTGACGGCGCCGGGGTATGTTTCACTTCCGGCCAAATGGCGCGTTAAGGCGGATAGCGTAGCCACGCTCAACGGGCCCAACATGGCCGCCGTATTGATTGGAGGGGAACTGACGGCCTTTGATGTCGCCACAGGCAAACCGTTGTGGATATCCGCCGCCCAGGGGGTTGAGAGGATACTGGCGGATCCAGGCTCCAGCCTATATTTTGTCATCGGCAAAAAGGACGGCTCCGGTTTTATAGGGGCTGTTTCCTGGAAGAACGGTTCCCTGGCGTGGACGGCCAAGCTTCCCGGCTACCCGGCCACGGCATGGGCTTTTACGCCTAACGGACTGGCCGTGGCTGGCGGCGATCAGGTAACGGCCTTCGATAAGGCCGGCAAGAAAATGTGGAGCGTTCCGGCGGATGGGCGGATTACCGCTATCACCACCGCCAGAGACACGCTGATAATTTCGGTTACTGGCCATGGCTCACGGGTGATAAGCCAGAGGGATGGCGCGCCGTTGTCCCGGGCGGCGGGATTAAAACCCGTGGCGCCGGGGGCGGAGGGGGCTTACCTTTTTTCCGGCAGGTTCAACTCCATGACGCTGATCCCCTCCACCGGCGCGGCGGTGTGGAAATATGAAGAGCCGTTGAGTTTCGCCACTGAAGAAACCTATGGGGGGAATACCTTATTCGCCCGGCAGGCGGCGGTGGACAAAACCACCGGGGCCATGGCGTTCAAATATCCTGAGGGGTGCGTTTGCGCGGGAATGATAGGGAAAATGCCCGCGTTAACCTGCCCGGCGGAAAGGAAACTCATGGTGGTGGACAACGCCCGGGGCAGGACGCTAGGGGAGTTTTACGGCATCCCCCGTCTGGACAGGGTGAAACTGCTTTGGGAGGACCAGGAGGGGTATCATCTGGCCGCCACGTCCAGCGTACAGGGAGATTGGGTGAAAACAAGGCTCATCACCCTGGATCACCCATTCACCAGGATAAAGGTCGCTGAAATAGCCGATTTCGATGGAGAACCGGTGATTTTTTACAATGAAGACCGGGGTGCGCTGTTCATTTCCGACGGCAGGGGCGCCGGGGCATACGAAGCTCCAAAAAACAGGTGA
- a CDS encoding site-2 protease family protein produces the protein MATACSRQNLLYEALAAYTKILEIDPSHRESLLKASMLHIQRKRYAQGEGFLKKLIELEPGNAQAALMLKIAEDNKRLEESVAAMKRAHEAQVETTSPIEIITGLIGAAGRKTKIYASGWVAFPLFLIAIRGVAGPDSAATPWLLYLSLFYTVWLALSLHELGHGVCALFLGDDTALKSGRVTLNPLSHFSTIGSAVVPLFAYLAGGVVFGWAKSAPFNPVNMKRQPLGAVLTAGMGPFTSFMVSYAMFILFMVLAAAHNSIHPESHVWFTAALSDPIKAGAGYLEPFWFVALELTALGAVINLLVGAFNLLPFPPLDGWWILKAAAPRLLTPRVERKATLGGVLALAVAVATGFAPLFLYPAYVALSFYYFVSGAAL, from the coding sequence TTGGCTACCGCCTGCTCCAGACAAAACCTTTTATACGAGGCTCTGGCGGCCTATACAAAAATACTGGAGATAGACCCGTCCCACAGGGAATCCCTGTTAAAGGCCTCCATGCTCCATATACAGCGTAAACGGTACGCCCAGGGGGAAGGGTTTTTGAAGAAGCTCATTGAGCTGGAGCCAGGAAACGCGCAGGCCGCGCTTATGCTCAAGATCGCCGAAGACAACAAGCGGCTCGAAGAAAGCGTAGCGGCCATGAAACGCGCCCATGAGGCGCAGGTGGAAACGACATCTCCCATCGAGATCATCACCGGATTGATTGGGGCCGCCGGGCGGAAAACGAAAATCTACGCGTCCGGGTGGGTTGCGTTCCCACTGTTTCTTATAGCGATAAGGGGGGTGGCCGGGCCGGACTCGGCGGCAACCCCGTGGCTTCTGTACCTTTCGCTTTTCTATACGGTTTGGCTGGCGTTGAGCCTTCACGAACTGGGGCATGGAGTGTGCGCCCTATTTCTGGGGGACGACACCGCATTGAAATCCGGCAGGGTGACGTTGAACCCTTTGAGCCATTTCTCCACGATAGGTAGCGCGGTTGTCCCGCTATTTGCATATCTTGCCGGGGGTGTGGTGTTCGGCTGGGCGAAATCCGCTCCCTTTAACCCGGTTAACATGAAACGCCAGCCTTTGGGAGCGGTGTTAACGGCGGGTATGGGGCCGTTCACAAGTTTTATGGTCTCTTACGCCATGTTCATCCTGTTTATGGTCCTGGCGGCGGCCCATAACTCCATCCACCCTGAAAGCCATGTGTGGTTCACCGCCGCTCTTTCCGACCCGATCAAAGCCGGGGCCGGATACCTGGAGCCTTTCTGGTTCGTCGCGTTGGAGCTTACGGCCCTGGGCGCGGTTATAAACCTTCTGGTGGGGGCCTTCAACCTGCTTCCCTTCCCCCCCCTGGACGGTTGGTGGATATTAAAAGCCGCCGCGCCCCGGCTTCTTACCCCCCGGGTGGAGCGAAAAGCCACGTTAGGGGGCGTTCTGGCGTTGGCGGTGGCGGTGGCCACAGGATTTGCTCCTTTGTTCTTGTATCCGGCTTATGTGGCCCTGTCGTTTTATTATTTCGTGTCCGGAGCGGCGCTATGA
- the rplQ gene encoding 50S ribosomal protein L17, giving the protein MRHLKQKKHFSRTTSHRVSMFRNMVSSLLAFERITTTLPKAKELRRVAEQMVTLGKKGSLAHRRKALSFVRGKDVVAKLFGPLAERYKDRPGGYTRIYKLGFRVGDSAPMAIVELVDRDESAAPKKRTRKAAEAQPAQ; this is encoded by the coding sequence ATGCGTCATTTAAAGCAGAAAAAGCATTTCAGCAGGACAACGAGCCACAGGGTGTCCATGTTCCGCAACATGGTTAGCTCCCTGCTGGCGTTCGAGAGGATAACCACCACCCTGCCCAAAGCCAAAGAGCTTCGCCGTGTGGCCGAGCAGATGGTCACTTTGGGCAAGAAGGGCTCTCTGGCCCACCGGCGCAAGGCGCTGTCTTTCGTCCGCGGCAAAGACGTGGTGGCCAAGCTGTTCGGCCCGCTGGCAGAGCGCTACAAAGACAGGCCCGGCGGCTATACCCGCATTTACAAGCTGGGCTTCAGGGTAGGCGATTCGGCTCCCATGGCCATCGTGGAGCTTGTAGACAGAGACGAGTCCGCCGCTCCGAAGAAACGCACCCGCAAGGCGGCGGAGGCCCAGCCCGCCCAATAA